GGCTACCTATCTGACACCGGGCGTTTATATCGAAGAGCTCTCGACCGGATCGAATTCTATCGAAATGGTGGGATCCGAAGTCGCCGCTTTCCTGGGCGTGGCACCCGCCGCCAACAAACACCTGAACGAAGCCTTCGCTTGCAACAACTGGCAACAGTTCGTCCGCGAATTTACCGCCGAGGACAGCGAGAGTACCGACCTGGCCCGGTCGGTTTACGCCTTCTTTTGTAACGGCGGTTCGCGCTGTTATGTGGTCAATGTCGGTAAAGGCGGCTCGGTGGTCGGCGACGCCCGCAAGCGCACCGGCCTTTATTGCCTGGAACCGATCGACGAAATCGCCATCGTCGCCGCGCCCGGTTACACCGACAAAACCACGCAAGAGGCATTGAAAACCTTTTGCGAAACCCGGCAAGACGTAGTGGCCATCCTCGACGCAGCGCGCGATGCCGAAAAGAACATCGACGCGCTGAAACAAGTCGGCAGCGAAGAAGCCAGCGACGCCGCCGCCAAACCGGCCGACGCCCCGGCCGTGAAAGGCCTGTTGCCGAGCGGTTCCGACCGCGGCTTCACCGCACTTTACTTCCCGTGGGTGGTCGCCGCCGACCCATTGAATCCGGCGCAAAAAGTGGCGACGCCGCCGTCCGGCTTCATGGCCGGCATCTACGCCAAAACCGACGTCCACAAAGCCCCGGCCAACCAGGTCTTGAACGGCGCGCTGGGGTTGACCTACATGCTGACCCACCAGGAACAGGGCGAATTGAACCGGCTCGGCGTCAATTGCATCCGCTCGTTTCCAACCTCCGGCATCCGGGTCTGGGGCGCCCGCACCTTGAGTTCGCGCAGCGAGTGGCGCTACGTCAACGTCCGCCGCCTGTTCAACTCGGTCGAGGAATCACTGGCCAAAGGAACGCTATGGACCGTGTTCGAACCCAACGAACGCATTCTGTGGAACTCGGTGGTACGCAACGTTTCGGCCTTTCTGACCCGGTTGTGGCGCAGCGGCGCCTTGAAGGGGGCGACACCGGAACAGGCCTTTTTCGTCAAATGCGACGCCGAAACCAATCCGCAGGAAGTCATCGACGCCGGCCAACTCATCATCGAAATCGGCATCGCGCCGGTCAAGCCGGCCGAATTCATCATCTTCCGCATCGGGCAATGGGCCGGCGCCACGCCGGTAGAACCGCAAAACGCGGCATAGATCAACAGCGACTAAGCAACCAGGAGAACGACCATGGCAGAAGCGGAGATTTACCGTAATTACAACTTCATCCTCGACTGGGGCGGCCAGAACGGCGCTTATTTCACCGAAATCGACGGCCTCAGCATCGATGTCGAGACCATCGACTACCGCGAAGGCGGCGCCGCGCCGGCGGTGCGCAAACTGGAAGGCCGGGTCGCCTACGGCAACGTGATACTGCGTTGGGGGGTGTCCGAAAACAAGGATGTGTGGAACTGGCTGATGCAATCGATGCGCGGCAAGGCCGACCGTCGGGAAATATCGATCATTTTGCTGAAACCTTACGGCCAGAGCGAGGAAGCCACCCGCTGGAACCTGCATAACGCCTGGCCTTGCAAATGGAAAGGCGCTCGGCTGGAATCGTTGGGCCAGGGCGTGGCGATCCAGACGCTGGAAATCGCCCACGAAGGCTTGGAACAACGCTAAACGGGAACGGCTATGCGACGCACGCTGCTGATTCATCTGGGACATTGGCTGCAAAGCTGGGGCAATCGCCTGGTCGAGCGCTATCAGCCGGCCGGCGAGATGCCGGTTGCGCCGGAGCCGGAATCGGCGGCGACAGGTTCTGCCGGCGCTGCGCCTGCGCATTGGGTGGCGCTGGTCAAAGACGAAGCGCCATGGTTGCTGGAAGATTACGCTTGGCCCGACACCGACGCTTACCAACCCCCGACCGCACCCGGCACCGAATCTCTGGCCGATCCGGTGCGAAGCGAAGCCGAAACCGGCCCGGTTCCAAGCCACCGCAAACCGAGCCGCGCCGCAACGCCCGCGGCCAGCCAAGCGCCGCAATCGCCGGTTTCGCCAGCGTCCGCCACACCGTTAGCCGGCCACCGGCCGCCGGCGGCAACGGCAGCCGCGCATCGCCGCAGCCAACCGCAGCCGGTGCCGGCATCGGCCAACCCCTGGTTGCATTGGGACGAGCCGGCCAACCGCGCCGAGCGATCCGCACTGCCGGTCGCGCATGCCGCAGCGAACGCCAATCGGGCCCGGCCAAGCGAAACGGCGCGGCCCCGCCCGCCGGCCGGCTCCAAATCCGAACCCATTTCGGCCAAAACGGATGCACCAGAGCAGACAGCCGCCGCTCGGCAGCGGCTCGAAAGCCGCACGCCGCAGACGCCGGCTGCGGACCGCAAGCAACGCCTGCTGGCCGGCGCTCGGCTCGGCGCGCAACCGGCGCCGCACCCGAATCCGGTCGCAACGGAGCCGACGCCGAATCCCCGGCCATTCGCCGGCCCAGCGCAAGCCGAAGGCAACCCGGTAAGGCAAAATCCACCGGCCGGCCACCGCCGCTTGATTGCCCGGGCCGCACCGCCGCCACGTCCGCTACCGACCGAGCCGCCCCGGACCGGTGCCGT
Above is a window of Methylomonas koyamae DNA encoding:
- a CDS encoding phage tail sheath family protein, whose amino-acid sequence is MATYLTPGVYIEELSTGSNSIEMVGSEVAAFLGVAPAANKHLNEAFACNNWQQFVREFTAEDSESTDLARSVYAFFCNGGSRCYVVNVGKGGSVVGDARKRTGLYCLEPIDEIAIVAAPGYTDKTTQEALKTFCETRQDVVAILDAARDAEKNIDALKQVGSEEASDAAAKPADAPAVKGLLPSGSDRGFTALYFPWVVAADPLNPAQKVATPPSGFMAGIYAKTDVHKAPANQVLNGALGLTYMLTHQEQGELNRLGVNCIRSFPTSGIRVWGARTLSSRSEWRYVNVRRLFNSVEESLAKGTLWTVFEPNERILWNSVVRNVSAFLTRLWRSGALKGATPEQAFFVKCDAETNPQEVIDAGQLIIEIGIAPVKPAEFIIFRIGQWAGATPVEPQNAA
- a CDS encoding phage tail protein, encoding MAEAEIYRNYNFILDWGGQNGAYFTEIDGLSIDVETIDYREGGAAPAVRKLEGRVAYGNVILRWGVSENKDVWNWLMQSMRGKADRREISIILLKPYGQSEEATRWNLHNAWPCKWKGARLESLGQGVAIQTLEIAHEGLEQR